A stretch of DNA from Bactrocera neohumeralis isolate Rockhampton chromosome 6, APGP_CSIRO_Bneo_wtdbg2-racon-allhic-juicebox.fasta_v2, whole genome shotgun sequence:
TGCGAAGGGCTTATCGTTCAGCTGGATAAGCTTCCGCACTTACTATTGCTTAATATATACACTACTAACAACCGTTTGCACCGGTCTAACTTTGAATATGATCGTGAGAAGCGCATTAGAGGTGGACAGCATTTGTAagttcttatatgtatatacacgatgCTTAAGATACTAGCATTCTCAAGTTTtattgtatgtacttacatatatttttagcacCATTGGTATTCCATGTAAATGCTCTCTTAGTTTCAATCGGCTTCCTGCGTCTGGCCGGAAAATGGCCGCAGTTGATGCGAAAATGGCAACGTGTGGAACTACTGATGCCGCCCCAACAGTCGTGGCGCGAACGCGAGGCGTTGTCGGTGCGTGTCCATAAGGTCACATTTGTGCTGATCTCATTGTCGCTGAGTACGTGCTTCGATGAAATATTTATGCAGAGGTTTAATTCAATCATCCTTTTCAGCTGAGCATCTATTGAGCACCATTTCGGCTATTCACTTTGCAATTCATTGCGCCACACATGGCGATGCTGTCGAATCGTATTTCACAGCGGTTTCCTCAcacatatttttagttttcgatTATTCCACATGGTTGGCTTGGTTCGGAAAGATATTGAATGTGTTCATGACGTTTGGTTGGAGTTACATGGATGTCTTTCTAATGATAATTGGCATAGGACTCTCATCTTTGTTCGGTCAAGTACAGAGCAGTTTGGAGCTTGTCAAGGGGCAGGTAATATATTTGGAGTAAATTGTATATCTTTTAGTTCTCAGTCACTTCGCTTCGATTTCAGGTCATGCCCGAAACTTATTGGACGCGAACCCGCTTGCAATATCGTCTAATTTGTGATCTCATCGAACAAGTGGACTCTGCTGTATCGGGCATAATTATGCTCTCGTTCGCTAATAATCTCTTTTTCGTTTGCATCCAATTGCTAAGGAGTATAAAGTTAGTATTTTTAAAGACCTTAATCGGCAACATAACTGtttgaatttatataaatactgaAATGCAGGGTATCGACGTCAAAACGTATTCCGATGTGACCTAAGTAGATGGATAAGAACTTGGGTCCTACCAAAGCTTGTCACGGGAGCTCTATTAGACTTCCAGAAAAGTGTCGAGCTCcatagaaatttaaaaaggaatttACGTCAATTCGAGATTCCAAgagtagccaggttcttctccaggTCATCTTCTGCTTACCTCGGCGGGTAATGCGACGTATaccctcagagctggagtgtttttattcattcagacgacatgactTACACTCACATACAGCAAATCGAATGCTATATTCGGcgtagccaatgcgcaaaggaccataaatcttccgcagaacctttctcttgaaagctcgtaacgtcgactcatcagatgtgtcgtccatgcctctgcaccatatagcaggacgggtataatgagtgacttatagagtttggtctttgtacgagtgaggactttacttctcaattgcctacttagtccaaagtagcacctattggccagacccatttgcttcgcttccttatccagtctggagaaagcagaactaacggcgcagttggtgaggccaatgatatcgatattatcggcgtacgccagcagctgtacactcttatagaagatggtaccttctctattgagttctgcagcttgaattattttctccggcaatagattgaagaagtcgcacgataggaagtcgcaTTGTCTGAAACtccgtttggtatcgaacggctcggagaggtccttcccgagctttcggtattgctcaacgtcagtctACAAAGCCGTACAAGATTTGGGGTGATACCAatttcagacatcgtggcataaagcAGCACCTTTTCGTACTGACAAAGCCAGCTTATATATCTCTATATCTCTGGATATAGTATATGTGTTATtaacggcactcctcatcgtgcCAGCTATTCTTTTGCCTTTTCGTAAAAACAATAGTTTTATTTGCAGCTTCACTATATaaaaggagcttgaaatgccgtctcatATTTCCCTTATGACGAGTTTCTGATGAGTGACCTCTGAGAACAGTGAATAATTTGTAGACGTTGTTCTTGCAcatatcttttcatgatgaaattttaaatgctACTGAATATAAGCCTATCAAATTTCCTCTTTTTCAGCCGTGAACAAGTTGTCTATTGCTGtagaaatatttacttataagaCTTTGCCCTAGTTCTCCCTTTTACTAACACAAACGGCAGTTTTAAAAACTGCACTCACTGCGTAATAGTTGACTTTGAAAAAGCTCTGGTagtttcttgtttatttttattcgttttcaGTAAGATGGCATCTACATCTCATTTTATCTACTTTTATGCTTCGCTGAGTTTTCTCTTGGGTCGCACCTTGGCTGTCTCACTGTATCTCTCCGAAATCAATGAGCGCTCTCGTGAGCCGCTAGGAGTTATCAAACATGTTCCGAAGGAGGGTTATTGTGCTGAGGTAGATCGGTTTGAACATGAGATAGCGGTTGATAATGTTGCGCTTACTGGACTGCAATATTTCAATGTAACCCGTGGACTGATATTGACGGTAAGTGAAAACCTTTGTCTTTAATTAGgagtttaattttaatctttCAGGTTGCCGGTACCATTGTCACTTACGAACTGGTGTTAATACAATTTCaaaaagaagataaattatGGAAATGTAGTTGAATTTTTTCTCAGGTTAATGCTGTAtcttgattttgttttaaaaatttattgatcgcgtttaaaataaagattCACAGTCTAATTTTCGTATTCTTGTTACctactcaaaatattttatatttattaatgaaaataccaaaatattgACAGCTCTGCGCaattaattggaaaaaatatatataagaaatatattaacagAGTTGTAGATACAGTTGGTTGGAATCAAACAGGGTGTTTTACCGTTTCTCTCATCCTACACTGCACTTTCTACATGTGTCAATGTAATTCCCACACGGATCTCATGGGATACAAACAACCTTCAGTCTTTTCGAAGTCGTGTGAGAAAAAACTTTTCTTCCACTCTTTTGCATATGATCTTGGTAAACCTGCATGCCTTTAAAGCATCCCATCTCACATTTATGCGTCTGTTAGCCTTTTCAGAAATTTCATTGTATATCATTTTTAGCAACTTTCGTATTTCCTGAACTGGTTCGGTAGCCAAGCGGATAGAAATTTTAGCAATGTCATCA
This window harbors:
- the LOC126761480 gene encoding gustatory receptor 5a for trehalose-like, whose protein sequence is MSAKQPQITDGDLPATHKFPQKQIAIMLNKKLKKKEVYKLKSRRCWITRGIRRGTRADFSHNGSFHEAVGPVFVIAQCFGLMPVRGILAATAKGLSFSWISFRTYYCLIYTLLTTVCTGLTLNMIVRSALEVDSISPLVFHVNALLVSIGFLRLAGKWPQLMRKWQRVELLMPPQQSWREREALSVRVHKVTFVLISLSLTEHLLSTISAIHFAIHCATHGDAVESYFTAVSSHIFLVFDYSTWLAWFGKILNVFMTFGWSYMDVFLMIIGIGLSSLFGQVQSSLELVKGQVMPETYWTRTRLQYRLICDLIEQVDSAVSGIIMLSFANNLFFVCIQLLRSINKMASTSHFIYFYASLSFLLGRTLAVSLYLSEINERSREPLGVIKHVPKEGYCAEVDRFEHEIAVDNVALTGLQYFNVTRGLILTVAGTIVTYELVLIQFQKEDKLWKCS